A section of the Oryza sativa Japonica Group chromosome 1, ASM3414082v1 genome encodes:
- the LOC4325342 gene encoding 18.0 kDa class II heat shock protein: MESAMFGLETPLMTALQHLLDIPDGEGGAAGKQGATGGPTRAYVRDARAMAATPADVKDLPGAYAFVVDMPGLKSSDIKVQVEEERLLVISGERRRGGGEEEKEESCKYLRMERRMGKFMRKFVLPDNADVDKISAVCQDGVLTVTVEKLPPPEPKKPKTIEVKVA, encoded by the coding sequence ATGGAGAGCGCCATGTTCGGGCTGGAGACGCCGCTGATGACGGCGCTGCAGCACCTGCTCGACATCcccgacggcgagggcggcgccgccgggaagCAGGGCGCGACCGGTGGCCCGACGCGTGCGTACGTGCGCGACGCCCGCGCCATGGCGGCGACCCCCGCCGACGTGAAGGATCTGCCCGGGGCGTACGCGTTCGTGGTGGACATGCCTGGGCTCAAGTCCTCCGACATCAAGGtgcaggtggaggaggagaggctgcTGGTGATcagcggggagcggcggcgcggcggcggggaggaggagaaggaggagtcGTGCAAGTACCTGCGGATGGAGCGGCGGATGGGCAAGTTCATGCGCAAGTTCGTGCTCCCCGACAACGCCGACGTCGACAAGATCTCCGCCGTGTGCCAGGACGGCGTGCTCACCGTCACCGTCGAGAagctcccgccgccggagcccaAGAAGCCCAAGACCATCGAGGTCAAGGTCGCGTGA
- the LOC4325340 gene encoding polynucleotide 5'-hydroxyl-kinase NOL9 — MAGASPSARAEVVVPPEWAAATATAAAASSEPAPPVVVVCGPKNAGKSTFSRLLLNSLLPRYGRVGYLDTDVGQPEFSPPGCLSFHVVDEALTDLLNPTLRECERCCFFGDISSKRDPETYLNCLFHLYDYFVEKYRSGASEPLPLIVNTPGWVKGAGFDMLVEMLRYICPTIVVQIRISAQSKNLPDGMFWLDCGQTGPNMINIDAPFHDALNRSLLIQKDSYGMRERRLIEYFKQCFPSDISLTTNKELAYGLTSLPPYEVSISDVMVIHLHCQVPPSEVWHSLNATIVGLAISCGTIEAGRSIPWCAGLGIIRGIDVQRGILYVITPVPLEHLQRVDLLLQGLIEIPKSLLQVRGCVSPYMPTNVLHRISERDINT; from the exons ATGGCTGGAGCCTCGCCGTCGGCGCGCGCCGAGGTGGTCGTCCCGCCGGAATGGGCGGCGgctaccgccaccgccgccgccgcctcctccgagCCCGCGccaccggtcgtcgtcgtctgcgGGCCCAAGAACGCCGGCAAGTCCACCttctcccgcctcctcctcaaCTCGCTGCTCCCCAG GTATGGGAGGGTGGGGTATCTGGACACGGATGTCGGGCAGCCGGAGTtctcgccgccgggatgccTCTCGTTCCACGTCGTCGACGAAGCTCTCACAG ATTTGCTCAACCCAACTCTGCGTGAGTGTGAAAG GTGTTGCTTCTTCGGTGATATTTCTTCAAAGCGAGATCCAGAAACATATCTGAATTGTCTATTTCATTTGTATGACTATTTTGTTGAAAAATATCGATCTGGTGCCAGTGAACCTCTACCTTTAATTGTCAACACTCCTGGATGGGTGAAAG gtgctggttttgaTATGCTGGTAGAGATGCTAAGGTATATCTGCCCCACAATTGTTGTTCAGATACGCATCTCTGCGCAGAGCAAGAATCTCCCTGATGGAATGTTTTGGTTAGATTGTGGGCAAACAGGACCAAACATGATCAATATTGATGCTCCATTTCATGATGCTTTGAATAGATC GTTGTTAATCCAGAAAGATTCTTATGGAATGCGTGAGCGCCGGCTTATAGAGTACTTCAAGCAATGTTTTCCAAGTGACATATCACTGACAACAAATAAGGAGCTTGCCTATGGCCTAACTTCACTTCCACCCTATGAAGTATCAATTTCAGATGTTATGGTTATACATCTTCATTGCCAG GTACCTCCTAGTGAGGTATGGCATAGTCTAAATGCTACCATAGTTGGTTTGGCCATTAGCTGTGGCACGATCGAGGCAGGCCGTTCAATCCCTTGGTGTGCTGGTCTTG GTATTATCAGAGGCATCGATGTGCAAAGAGGCATTTTATATGTAATAACTCCTGTTCCTCTAGAGCATCTTCAAAGAGTTGATCTCTTGCTTCAGGGACTCATTGAGATCCCAAAGTCTCTTCTGCAG GTCCGAGGATGCGTCTCACCATACATGCCAACGAATGTGCTGCACAGGATTTCGGAGAGGGACATAAACACCTGA
- the LOC9271558 gene encoding uncharacterized protein, which translates to MEFAVGSGSVRDLPPSKRFKYVGGSSLGMAPCLPARKRLCPPMLEAAAAAAAAVPVCLPAKKRAYAAAAAVEGGGFALCLPAKKRAYAPPVDDAVAPACLPAKKRIHAPPPPPPDSGASPSVPTTKRVDTLPPAAADKAAISPSIPVPVRKRVHAPQPPPAPAPEKAAVSPSIPVPAKKRVSATAAAAATDASPRVPFKDLVNTLPPPRDAAVSPSIPAKKSARAPPSPKDTAAPVSVCLPSNKRVMPPFLPPSPPPSKESDGARVAAVKEAKPQGSNKRGATTNSSVANGVEDDYARAEASKIQEKPKIPEKPINHEEIKEQVSKKQRSNTCRESKDQECNQSCSAISAKQSEVEALEKACKAIDLNEAAREEDSWDGERVAREPTQEAMAAAAEEEVEEEDDGVHCAVCGSTDGDPSDPIVFCDGCDLMVHASCYGNPLASFIPDGDWFCSVCTAAAAKKSKGNKPPPPPPRCCLCPARGGAMKRTTDARWAHIACALLVPEVFFRDPDGRDGVDCSRVPAHRFATACYVCESGGGCALECSQPRCGLGFHVSCGLDAGLCIEYQEAKAGGGGGGVVAGFCLEHTKLWEKQQLTGKYKIVSRGQK; encoded by the exons ATGGAGTTCGCCGTCGGCAGCGGGAGCGTGCGTGATCTGCCGCCTTCCAAGCGGTTCAAGTACGTCGGCGGCTCCAGTCTCGGGATGGCGCCGTGCCTGCCGGCGAGGAAGCGGTTGTGCCCGCCGatgctggaggcggcggcggcggcggcggcggccgtccccgTTTGCCTCCCGGCGAAGAAGCGGGCttatgcggcggcggcggcggtggaggggggcGGTTTCGCTCTGTGCCTCCCGGCTAAGAAGCGCGCCTATGCGCCACCGGTGGATGATGCCGTCGCGCCGGCGTGTCTTCCGGCCAAGAAGCGcatccacgcgccgccgccgccgccgccggatagTGGTGCTTCTCCCTCAGTCCCGACTACGAAGCGCGTCGACACtctgccaccggcggcggcggataagGCTGCTATTTCTCCGAGCATCCCGGTCCCGGTCAGGAAGCGTGTTCACgcgccgcaaccgccgccggcgccggcgccggagaaggcggcggttTCTCCGAGCATCCCGGTCCCTGCTAAGAAGCGCGtcagcgcgacggcggcggcggcggctactgaCGCTTCTCCCCGCGTCCCGTTCAAGGATCTCGTCAAcaccctgccgccgccgagagACGCCGCCGTTTCTCCGAGCATCCCGGCCAAGAAgagcgcccgcgcgccgccgtccccgaaGGACACCGCCGCTCCGGTCTCGGTTTGCCTACCGAGCAATAAGCGCGTGATGCCGCCGTTTctcccgccatcgccgcctccatCCAAGGAGTCGGATGGAGCTCGCGTCGCCGCTGTTAAAGAAGCCAAGCCTCAAGGATCCAATAAACGTGGCGCCACCACCAATTCGAGCGTGGCAAATGGTGTGGAAGATGATTATGCAAGAGCTGAAGCATCCAAGATTCAAGAGAAGCCCAAGATTCCGGAGAAGCCTATCAATCATGAAGAAATCAAGGAGCAAGTGTCGAAGAAACAAAGATCAAACACTTGCAGAGAATCGAAAGATCAGGAATGCAATCAATCCTGCAGTGCTATTAGTGCGAAGCAATCTGAAGTCGAAGCACTCGAGAAAGCTTGCAAAGCGATTGATCTCAACGAAGCAGCACGGGAAGAAGACTCctgggatggagagagagtgGCGCGAGAGCCAACGCAagaggccatggcggcggcggcggaggaggaggtggaagaggaggacgacggcgtgcACTGCGCGGTGTGCGGGAGCACCGACGGCGACCCGTCGGACCCCATCGTGTTCTGCGACGGGTGCGACCTCATGGTGCACGCCTCCTGCTACGGCAACCCGCTCGCCTCGTTCATCCCCGACGGCGACTGGTTCTGCTCCgtctgcaccgccgccgccgccaagaagaGCAAGGGcaacaagccgccgccgccgccgccacgctgctGCCTCTGcccggcgaggggcggcgcgaTGAAGCGCACGACGGACGCGCGGTGGGCGCACATCGCGTGCGCGCTGCTGGTGCCGGAGGTGTTCTTCCGCGACCCCGACGGCCGCGACGGCGTCGACTGCTCCCGCGTCCCCGCGCACCGCTTCGCCACGGCGTGCTACGTctgcgagagcggcggcggctgcgcgctCGAGTGCTCGCAGCCCAGGTGCGGCCTAGGGTTCCACGTCTCCTGCGGCCTCGACGCCGGCCTCTGCATCGAGTACCAGGAGGccaaggccggcggcggcggcggcggcgtcgtcgccggcttCTGCTTGGAGCACACCAAGCTCTGGGAAAAG CAACAATTGACAGGCAAGTACAAGATTGTGTCAAGAGGGCAGAAATGA
- the LOC4325339 gene encoding putative F-box protein At4g17565 isoform X2: MADWAGLQTDILGVIVKKLAVPDYLRFRAVCTSWNHLCRDVFNCPRIDPWLMLPTNALNDSKFLCVPERKNQTIRLPSTVTIFGSTWIPVGSSHGWLIFYSPSHGTMQLVNPISGMQFNLPPIGRRAFSKAMLLDMNDTNFTVAVILRDQKGYKVTRKGSNSWSSVESKHDLVDIFKHRRQLYTVDIYGTVQLWAEPPRSWPDEDAPQVNDPYHNLIHYPHQHGKLNCLVESPAGDLMRVKRQSNDKFVVWILDKGTFSWEKVDNIGDFALFVSYYSSVCYRAKDHLNLKSNCVYFIDSYSNLCAFNLENRTKELVEALEPAHAHGHPEPHAVRRRPEGQRYMWLIPSLR, encoded by the coding sequence ATGGCAGATTGGGCTGGTCTTCAGACTGATATCCTTGGTGTAATTGTAAAGAAGCTTGCCGTCCCTGACTATCTGAGATTCCGTGCTGTATGCACATCTTGGAACCATCTCTGTAGGGATGTATTCAACTGTCCAAGGATAGACCCATGGCTGATGCTCCCTACAAATGCGCTTAATGATTCTAAATTTTTGTGTGTACCTGAAAGGAAGAACCAAACCATTCGTCTCCCGAGCACTGTTACAATCTTTGGCTCCACCTGGATTCCTGTTGGTTCTTCCCATGGTTGGCTCATCTTTTACAGCCCATCTCATGGAACCATGCAGCTGGTTAATCCCATTAGTGGCATGCAGTTCAATCTTCCCCCAATCGGACGAAGGGCCTTCTCCAAGGCCATGTTGCTTGACATGAATGACACAAACTTCACTGTTGCTGTCATCTTACGTGACCAGAAAGGATATAAGGTAACGCGTAAAGGAAGCAACAGCTGGTCATCAGTGGAATCAAAGCATGATCTAGTGGATATCTTCAAGCACAGGAGACAGCTTTACACCGTTGATATATATGGCACAGTTCAGTTGTGGGCAGAACCGCCCCGTTCATggccagatgaagatgccccgCAGGTGAATGACCCGTATCATAACCTCATTCACTATCCGCATCAACATGGAAAGCTTAACTGTTTGGTGGAGTCCCCAGCTGGTGATCTAATGAGGGTGAAGCGGCAATCAAATGATAAGTTTGTGGTCTGGATTCTGGACAAGGGGACATTTTCCTGGGAGAAGGTTGATAACATCGGGGACTTTGCGCTGTTTGTCAGCTACTACAGCTCGGTCTGTTACCGGGCGAAGGATCATCTCAACCTGAAGTCGAATTGTGTCTACTTCATTGACTCCTACAGCAACCTGTGCGCATTCAACCTGGAGAACAGGACGAAGGAGCTCGTCGAAGCTCTTGAGCCCGCCCATGCCCACGGTCATCCAGAGCCTCACGCTGTCCGGCGCAGGCCGGAAGGACAGAGGTACATGTGGTTAATCCCTTCGCTGAGATAA
- the LOC107278601 gene encoding uncharacterized protein yields MEPSTAQGTSVAPVPWQRLGQEPRQRDGRWRARCALQLAAFAGATAAFAAVAYRVRHRPRDIAFLAVTYWLVALLLCLVEKLEALRLDASPPARETELRRVRLGVWAVAVTLGNTVAWRVCDAMPFLALKLGVWGVTLVVLGFAYYFVFRSKAGECHDEEHGHPSS; encoded by the coding sequence atgGAGCCTTCGACCGCGCAGGGAACATCGGTGGCGCCGGTGCCATGGCAGAGGCTGGGCCAAGAGCCGCGCCAGCGGGACGGGCGGTGGCGCGCACGGTGCGCGCTCCagctcgccgccttcgccggcgcgaccgccgccttcgccgccgtggCGTACCGCGTGCGCCACCGGCCCCGCGACATCGCGTTCCTGGCCGTCACCTACTGGCTCGTCGCGCTGCTGCTTTGCCTCGTCGAGAAGCTCGAGGCCCTGCGGCTCGACGCGTCCCCGCCGGCGAGGGAGACCGAGCTGCGGCGCGTCAGGCTCGGCGTGTGGGCGGTCGCCGTGACGCTGGGCAACACGGTGGCGTGGCGCGTCTGCGACGCGATGCCGTTCCTGGCGCTGAAGCTGGGCGTGTGGGGCGTCACGCTGGTGGTACTGGGCTTCGCCTACTACTTCGTCTTCCGTTCCAAAGCCGGCGAGTGCCACGACGAGGAGCACGGCCATCCCTCAAGCTGA
- the LOC4325339 gene encoding putative F-box protein At4g17565 isoform X1, with protein sequence MSAKVPRRLEANSVGMADWAGLQTDILGVIVKKLAVPDYLRFRAVCTSWNHLCRDVFNCPRIDPWLMLPTNALNDSKFLCVPERKNQTIRLPSTVTIFGSTWIPVGSSHGWLIFYSPSHGTMQLVNPISGMQFNLPPIGRRAFSKAMLLDMNDTNFTVAVILRDQKGYKVTRKGSNSWSSVESKHDLVDIFKHRRQLYTVDIYGTVQLWAEPPRSWPDEDAPQVNDPYHNLIHYPHQHGKLNCLVESPAGDLMRVKRQSNDKFVVWILDKGTFSWEKVDNIGDFALFVSYYSSVCYRAKDHLNLKSNCVYFIDSYSNLCAFNLENRTKELVEALEPAHAHGHPEPHAVRRRPEGQRYMWLIPSLR encoded by the exons ATGTCTGCGAAGGTTCCAAG GCGCCTAGAAGCTAATTCCGTTGGGATGGCAGATTGGGCTGGTCTTCAGACTGATATCCTTGGTGTAATTGTAAAGAAGCTTGCCGTCCCTGACTATCTGAGATTCCGTGCTGTATGCACATCTTGGAACCATCTCTGTAGGGATGTATTCAACTGTCCAAGGATAGACCCATGGCTGATGCTCCCTACAAATGCGCTTAATGATTCTAAATTTTTGTGTGTACCTGAAAGGAAGAACCAAACCATTCGTCTCCCGAGCACTGTTACAATCTTTGGCTCCACCTGGATTCCTGTTGGTTCTTCCCATGGTTGGCTCATCTTTTACAGCCCATCTCATGGAACCATGCAGCTGGTTAATCCCATTAGTGGCATGCAGTTCAATCTTCCCCCAATCGGACGAAGGGCCTTCTCCAAGGCCATGTTGCTTGACATGAATGACACAAACTTCACTGTTGCTGTCATCTTACGTGACCAGAAAGGATATAAGGTAACGCGTAAAGGAAGCAACAGCTGGTCATCAGTGGAATCAAAGCATGATCTAGTGGATATCTTCAAGCACAGGAGACAGCTTTACACCGTTGATATATATGGCACAGTTCAGTTGTGGGCAGAACCGCCCCGTTCATggccagatgaagatgccccgCAGGTGAATGACCCGTATCATAACCTCATTCACTATCCGCATCAACATGGAAAGCTTAACTGTTTGGTGGAGTCCCCAGCTGGTGATCTAATGAGGGTGAAGCGGCAATCAAATGATAAGTTTGTGGTCTGGATTCTGGACAAGGGGACATTTTCCTGGGAGAAGGTTGATAACATCGGGGACTTTGCGCTGTTTGTCAGCTACTACAGCTCGGTCTGTTACCGGGCGAAGGATCATCTCAACCTGAAGTCGAATTGTGTCTACTTCATTGACTCCTACAGCAACCTGTGCGCATTCAACCTGGAGAACAGGACGAAGGAGCTCGTCGAAGCTCTTGAGCCCGCCCATGCCCACGGTCATCCAGAGCCTCACGCTGTCCGGCGCAGGCCGGAAGGACAGAGGTACATGTGGTTAATCCCTTCGCTGAGATAA
- the LOC107277953 gene encoding uncharacterized protein has protein sequence MDDDLSKKPQREQDGDNALLPCVIAGFLVAGHVAACTYRAAAEPRDLAFVAAAYTMLALLLYCVGRFEALAADGSSPAAAVARERLRLPVWALSTALTVLFSSRVAPMMPPPLNALVVAMSVVVTVGGFCLLFLGNAGEDDDDEDEAASDQDEEV, from the coding sequence ATGGACGATGACCTGTCGAAGAAACCTCAGCGGGAGCAGGACGGCGACAACGCGCTGCTCCCGTGCGTCATCGCGggcttcctcgtcgccggccacgtcgccgcgTGCACCtaccgcgcggcggcggaaccGCGTGacctcgccttcgtcgccgccgcgtacACCATGCTCGCGCTGCTCCTCTACTGCGTCGGCAGGTTCgaggcgctcgccgccgacggctcctctccggccgccgccgtggcgaggGAGCGGCTGAGGCTGCCCGTCTGGGCGCTCTCGACGGCGCTGACCGTCCTCTTCTCGTCGCGCGTCGCGCCgatgatgccgccgccgctgaacgCGCTCGTCGTGGCCATGTCGGTGGTCGTCACCGTCGGTGGCTTCTGCTTGCTGTTCCTCGGCAATGCaggggaagacgacgacgacgaggacgaggcaGCTTCTGATCAGGATGAGGAAGTCTGA